One Sphingomicrobium marinum genomic window carries:
- the sucD gene encoding succinate--CoA ligase subunit alpha, with protein sequence MSILVDKNTKVITQGMTGNTGTFHTQQALDYGTQMVAGVTPGKGGTEHLGLPQFDTVAQAREATGADASVIYVPPPFAGDAILEAIAAEVPLIVAITEGIPVLDMVKVKRALEGSNSRLIGPNCPGVLTPEECKIGIMPGKIFKKGSVGVVSRSGTLTYEAVFQTTNEGLGQTTAVGIGGDPVNGTNFIDVLELFLADDATESIIMIGEIGGDAEEQAAQFLADEAKKGRSKPTVGFIAGKTAPPGRRMGHAGAIVSGGKGDADSKIAAMEEAGIRVSPSPSELGTTLTALLKG encoded by the coding sequence ATGAGCATTCTCGTCGACAAGAATACCAAGGTCATCACGCAGGGGATGACGGGCAATACCGGTACGTTCCACACGCAGCAGGCGCTCGATTACGGGACGCAGATGGTGGCGGGTGTGACGCCGGGCAAAGGCGGTACCGAACATCTCGGCCTGCCGCAGTTCGATACGGTTGCCCAGGCGCGCGAAGCGACCGGCGCGGACGCTAGCGTCATTTACGTGCCGCCGCCCTTCGCGGGCGACGCGATCCTCGAAGCGATTGCCGCCGAAGTGCCGCTGATCGTCGCCATTACCGAGGGCATTCCGGTGCTCGACATGGTCAAGGTGAAGCGCGCGCTTGAAGGTTCAAACAGCCGCCTGATCGGCCCCAACTGCCCTGGCGTGCTGACGCCTGAAGAGTGCAAGATCGGCATCATGCCGGGCAAGATCTTCAAAAAGGGCAGCGTCGGCGTCGTATCGCGCTCGGGCACGCTGACCTATGAAGCCGTGTTCCAGACGACCAATGAAGGCCTTGGCCAGACCACTGCGGTCGGCATTGGCGGCGATCCGGTCAACGGCACCAACTTCATCGACGTGCTCGAACTGTTCCTCGCCGACGATGCGACCGAATCCATCATCATGATCGGCGAAATTGGCGGCGATGCCGAAGAGCAGGCCGCGCAGTTCCTCGCGGATGAGGCCAAGAAGGGTCGCAGCAAGCCGACCGTCGGCTTCATCGCGGGCAAGACCGCGCCTCCGGGCCGCCGCATGGGCCATGCCGGCGCGATCGTCTCGGGCGGCAAGGGCGATGCCGACAGCAAGATCGCGGCGATGGAAGAAGCGGGCATCCGCGTTTCGCCGAGCCCGAGCGAGCTCGGCACCACGCTGACGGCGCTGCTCAAGGGCTAA
- the zapE gene encoding cell division protein ZapE yields the protein MTTVSEAYEALIAAGELQPDADQARAVKALDRFAGDLGTTRTGFLSRLFGRETPAPCGVYMWGGVGRGKSMLMDLAFETIDAEPKRRVHFHAFMLDVHARLRVMRDAGKDDPLIRVAEEIASEARFLAFDEMQVTNTADAAIMGRLFTALIDKGVGIVTTSNRPPSDLYKDGLNRELFLPFIRLIEAQMQIVELNGPTDYRLDRMKGLDLWHVPNGPEATEALSDAFFRLTDHEVERDAVPTMELDVGGGRTLHVPKALKGVAVFSFKRLCGQPRGAADYLAIAQNFHTVIIVGIPVMGPDMRNEASRFVTLIDALYEHRVKLLAAADAEPAGLYPDGDGSFEFARTVSRLEEMQSLVYLEAGHGFAD from the coding sequence ATGACGACCGTAAGTGAAGCCTACGAGGCGCTGATCGCGGCGGGCGAACTCCAGCCCGACGCGGACCAGGCGCGCGCGGTCAAAGCGCTCGATCGGTTTGCGGGCGATCTTGGCACCACGCGCACCGGCTTTCTGTCACGCCTGTTCGGGCGCGAGACCCCGGCGCCGTGCGGCGTCTACATGTGGGGCGGGGTGGGTCGCGGCAAATCGATGCTGATGGATCTCGCTTTCGAGACGATCGATGCCGAGCCCAAGCGCCGCGTGCACTTTCATGCCTTTATGCTCGATGTGCACGCACGGCTGCGCGTGATGCGCGATGCGGGCAAGGACGATCCGCTGATCCGCGTTGCCGAGGAGATCGCGTCCGAGGCCCGTTTCCTCGCCTTTGATGAGATGCAGGTCACCAATACCGCCGACGCGGCGATCATGGGGCGGCTCTTCACCGCGCTGATCGACAAGGGCGTGGGGATTGTCACGACCTCCAATCGCCCGCCGTCCGATCTTTACAAGGACGGTCTCAATCGTGAGCTGTTTTTGCCCTTCATCCGACTGATCGAGGCGCAGATGCAGATTGTCGAACTGAACGGCCCGACCGATTATCGGCTCGATCGCATGAAGGGGCTCGACCTGTGGCACGTTCCCAATGGGCCCGAGGCTACCGAGGCCCTGTCCGATGCCTTTTTCCGCCTGACCGATCACGAGGTCGAGCGCGACGCAGTGCCGACCATGGAGCTGGACGTGGGGGGTGGCCGCACGCTCCATGTCCCCAAGGCGCTCAAGGGCGTCGCGGTGTTCAGCTTCAAGCGTCTTTGCGGGCAACCGCGCGGCGCGGCCGATTACCTTGCCATCGCGCAAAATTTCCACACCGTCATCATTGTCGGCATCCCCGTGATGGGTCCCGACATGCGCAACGAGGCCAGCCGCTTCGTCACGCTGATCGATGCGCTATACGAACATCGCGTGAAATTGCTCGCCGCCGCCGACGCGGAACCCGCGGGGCTGTATCCCGACGGCGATGGGAGTTTCGAATTCGCGCGGACCGTCAGCCGGCTCGAAGAAATGCAGAGCCTCGTTTACCTCGAAGCCGGGCACGGTTTCGCAGACTAG
- a CDS encoding peroxiredoxin produces the protein MLEEGDKAPAIKVTTTAGNDIRLDAPGAPLVVYFYPKDMTPGCTTEAIDFSEHLAEFEAEGARVIGVSRDSEERHEKFIAKHDLTVPLVSDEDGKVSDGFGTWGEKQMYGKKFMGMHRATFLLDRNGKIVRAWPKVRVKGHVEEVLDAVKAL, from the coding sequence ATGCTTGAAGAAGGCGACAAGGCACCCGCGATCAAGGTCACCACCACTGCGGGTAACGATATCCGGCTCGATGCACCCGGCGCGCCACTGGTGGTCTATTTCTACCCCAAGGACATGACGCCCGGCTGCACCACCGAAGCGATAGACTTTTCCGAGCATTTGGCGGAATTCGAAGCCGAGGGCGCGCGCGTAATCGGTGTCAGCCGAGACAGTGAAGAGCGGCACGAAAAATTTATCGCCAAGCACGACCTCACCGTGCCGCTGGTGAGCGACGAGGACGGCAAGGTGTCGGATGGTTTCGGCACGTGGGGCGAAAAACAGATGTACGGGAAGAAGTTCATGGGCATGCACCGCGCCACCTTCCTGCTCGACCGCAACGGTAAGATAGTGAGGGCCTGGCCCAAGGTGCGCGTGAAGGGCCATGTCGAAGAGGTGCTCGACGCGGTGAAGGCGCTCTAA
- a CDS encoding sigma-70 family RNA polymerase sigma factor, with product MAKNSTDQEGKKPDPVPLPDDEFKDQLGQVIPHLRAFGRSLSGNRDTADDLVQETLLKAWAARKRFQAGTNMRAWTFIILRNLFLSQMRRARFKGEWDDITAAKILAAPAAQDKHVDLADMQRALMQLPQPQREALILVGAGGFAYEEAAQICGCAVGTIKSRVARGRVALENLLDSNELPSRRQDSAKDDRTALQAIMGEVDNLAKDT from the coding sequence TTGGCCAAGAACAGCACCGATCAGGAAGGCAAGAAGCCCGACCCCGTCCCGTTGCCCGACGACGAGTTCAAGGATCAGCTGGGGCAAGTCATCCCCCATTTGCGCGCCTTTGGTCGGTCACTTTCAGGCAATCGCGACACCGCTGACGATCTGGTCCAGGAGACGCTGCTCAAAGCCTGGGCGGCACGCAAGCGTTTTCAGGCTGGCACCAACATGCGCGCCTGGACCTTCATCATCCTGCGCAACCTTTTTCTCAGCCAGATGCGCCGCGCGCGTTTCAAGGGCGAATGGGATGATATCACGGCGGCCAAGATCCTTGCCGCCCCCGCAGCGCAGGACAAGCATGTCGATCTTGCCGACATGCAGCGCGCGCTAATGCAACTGCCGCAGCCGCAGCGTGAGGCACTGATTCTCGTCGGTGCTGGCGGATTTGCCTACGAAGAAGCGGCGCAGATATGCGGGTGCGCTGTCGGCACCATCAAGAGCCGCGTCGCGCGCGGTCGCGTGGCGCTTGAAAATTTGCTCGACAGCAACGAATTGCCTTCACGCCGACAGGATTCGGCGAAGGATGACCGCACTGCGCTGCAGGCGATCATGGGCGAGGTCGATAACCTCGCCAAAGACACTTAG
- a CDS encoding DUF6265 family protein, whose product MWKTGPASLALIAGCAATGESVEMVTAQAAEPIAAASWLEGRWVGTGMGGEIEEMWSPASGGQMVGHFSYARDGQPVFYEILLIRPDSDGKGLEMLVKHFNADFTAWEDKEEWITFEAKSVGPGTRIDMKGLSLVLEDDIFTATVTMRQSDGSVNDVPFVMKRAD is encoded by the coding sequence ATGTGGAAAACCGGACCGGCATCGCTCGCGCTGATCGCGGGATGCGCGGCGACGGGGGAATCGGTCGAAATGGTCACGGCGCAGGCCGCCGAGCCTATCGCGGCGGCCAGCTGGCTCGAGGGGCGCTGGGTCGGTACCGGCATGGGCGGCGAGATCGAGGAAATGTGGTCGCCGGCCTCGGGCGGGCAGATGGTGGGCCACTTCAGCTATGCGCGGGACGGGCAGCCGGTCTTCTATGAAATCCTGCTGATCCGCCCCGATAGCGACGGCAAGGGGCTGGAGATGCTGGTGAAGCATTTCAACGCCGATTTCACGGCCTGGGAAGACAAGGAAGAGTGGATCACCTTCGAAGCCAAGTCGGTCGGGCCCGGCACGCGGATCGACATGAAGGGTCTCAGCCTGGTGCTGGAAGACGACATCTTTACCGCCACCGTCACCATGCGCCAAAGCGACGGCAGCGTGAATGACGTGCCTTTCGTCATGAAACGCGCCGACTAG
- a CDS encoding glycerophosphodiester phosphodiesterase family protein: MKTKILAAAAALALTACNAAENTAPAAESGSLAEPSLPLSMPEGGMGPFLACLQDSNTAILSAHRGGAGPGYPENAIETLAWNASVAPMMFEIDVRQTSDGEYVLFHDEELQQDTDGSGFLAYHTLEDLKDVRYNGTDIGISTLEEVVEWARGKALLQLDVKRGIAFDPLIDWLEERDATGFTLIITYNVDDAATVERANDEIMISASVDNLGDLATLNAAGVPDERITAWTGLSTPRIDLWRRLGERGIGANYGAFATLDEQNASGEAYRALVEAGLDVVSTDKPQFVYDALEERQDFAAAATACMAQ, encoded by the coding sequence ATGAAGACCAAAATCCTCGCTGCTGCCGCTGCCCTAGCGCTCACCGCCTGCAACGCCGCTGAAAACACTGCTCCGGCCGCCGAAAGCGGCAGTCTGGCAGAGCCTTCTTTGCCGCTGTCAATGCCCGAGGGCGGGATGGGGCCGTTCCTTGCATGCCTGCAAGACAGCAACACGGCGATCCTCAGCGCGCATCGCGGCGGCGCGGGGCCCGGTTATCCGGAAAATGCCATCGAGACGTTGGCGTGGAATGCCAGCGTCGCCCCGATGATGTTCGAGATCGACGTGCGTCAGACATCCGACGGCGAATATGTGCTGTTTCATGACGAGGAATTGCAGCAGGATACAGATGGCAGCGGCTTCCTCGCTTACCATACGCTCGAAGACCTCAAGGACGTCCGGTACAACGGCACCGATATCGGTATTTCGACGCTCGAGGAGGTCGTCGAGTGGGCGCGCGGCAAGGCGCTGCTCCAGCTCGACGTGAAGCGCGGCATAGCATTTGATCCGCTGATCGACTGGCTCGAAGAGCGCGATGCCACCGGGTTCACGCTGATCATCACCTACAATGTCGATGACGCTGCCACGGTGGAGCGCGCCAATGACGAGATCATGATCAGCGCGAGCGTCGACAATCTCGGCGACCTCGCGACGCTCAATGCGGCGGGTGTGCCCGACGAACGCATTACCGCGTGGACGGGGCTCAGCACGCCGCGCATCGATTTGTGGCGGAGGCTTGGCGAGCGGGGCATCGGCGCCAATTACGGCGCCTTCGCGACGCTTGATGAGCAGAATGCCAGCGGCGAGGCCTATCGTGCGCTGGTCGAAGCGGGGCTCGACGTCGTGTCGACCGACAAGCCGCAATTTGTCTACGATGCGCTTGAAGAGCGGCAGGATTTTGCCGCGGCCGCCACTGCTTGCATGGCGCAATAA
- a CDS encoding succinate dehydrogenase iron-sulfur subunit, with protein sequence MAQLSLPKNSVPKKGVKHAPQEGRRLKNFKIYRYDPDTGENPRYDTYTIDLEKCGPMVLDAIIKIKNEIDPTLTFRRSCREGICGSCSMNIEGKNGLACTSAIEDYKGTIQITPLPHMEVVKDLVPDFTHFYAQYASIEPWLKSETPEPSGKERNQAPEDRAKLDGLYECILCACCSTSCPSYWWNSDKFLGPAVLLAAYRWLADSRDEATGERLDQLEDPYRLYRCHTIMNCANACPKGLNPAKAIAETKKMIAERAA encoded by the coding sequence GTGGCCCAACTCAGCCTGCCCAAGAACAGCGTACCCAAGAAAGGCGTCAAGCATGCTCCCCAGGAGGGTCGCCGGCTGAAGAATTTCAAGATCTACCGCTACGATCCGGATACGGGCGAAAATCCGCGTTACGATACCTACACGATCGACCTGGAAAAATGCGGGCCGATGGTTCTCGACGCGATCATCAAGATCAAGAACGAGATCGATCCGACGCTGACCTTCCGCCGCTCGTGCCGCGAAGGCATTTGCGGGTCGTGCTCGATGAACATCGAAGGCAAGAACGGCCTCGCCTGCACCAGCGCGATCGAAGATTATAAGGGCACGATCCAGATCACCCCGCTGCCGCACATGGAAGTGGTCAAGGACCTCGTTCCCGATTTCACCCATTTCTACGCGCAATATGCGAGCATCGAGCCGTGGCTGAAGAGCGAGACGCCCGAACCGTCTGGCAAGGAACGCAACCAGGCGCCCGAAGACCGCGCCAAGCTCGATGGCCTCTACGAATGCATCCTGTGTGCCTGCTGTTCGACCAGCTGCCCGAGCTACTGGTGGAATTCGGACAAGTTTTTAGGCCCGGCAGTCTTGCTCGCGGCGTATCGCTGGCTTGCCGACAGCCGCGACGAAGCGACCGGCGAACGCCTCGACCAGCTCGAGGATCCGTATCGCCTCTATCGCTGCCATACGATCATGAACTGCGCCAATGCCTGCCCCAAGGGGCTCAACCCGGCCAAGGCGATTGCCGAGACCAAAAAGATGATCGCCGAACGCGCGGCTTGA
- a CDS encoding bifunctional [glutamine synthetase] adenylyltransferase/[glutamine synthetase]-adenylyl-L-tyrosine phosphorylase, with protein sequence MDRSGDVDAALSRARAHAPFLRGAMQRSPDIVEIFRSEGADAAVAAALARSEDDVGVELRRRRDALALAVALGDLSGEFDLETATRHLSDFADRAIDRALAAAIDKRVPGAPLEGITAIALGKLGSRELNYSSDVDLILLYDPERLPRRERDDPAEAAMRISREMVRLLQERTVDGYVARVDLRLRPASEVTPIALPVSAAISHYESAALGWERAAFIRARCAAGDALLGSQFLEAVQPFVWRRALDFGVIEEIGSIAARVRDHYASGQTFGPGFDLKRGRGGIREVEFSVQALQMIHGGRDPTLRTAATLDSIVALNQKGHLDRDGAAMLAEAYRRLRTAEHRIQMVDDKQTHEIPRDEAALENVAALAGWNEASSWLDWLRGHVDAVAGGFNKLMPSEAVQVLPTDREKLDRALARAGLEEREGALRLIAQWRTGRARSLRSPAARSAFEAMLPTMIEAIAAAPDPAHALNRFADIVEGIPSGVNFYRLLEARPELARLLARILSTAPALAQQLARRPALLDGLLDRSMFDPLPDAETFAAMLGEQLDPLEYDVALDRVRAMVGEKRFALGVQLIDGKHDPLDIAKGYARVAEGAILALGERTRREFEIAHGKFDGDGLIILGLGRLGGEALTHASDLDIIFLYDMPTGEQSDGPRPLGPTDYYNRLASRISAALSVPTARGPLYEVDTRLRPQGTKGSLAVSMDAFAAYQRSEAWTWEHLALCRARPIFGSEAAQETACAILADIYGMDRDVTKLREDAAAMRAEMMQAKPPKGPFDIKLGAGGLVDLEFAVHVTQLATHEGLDPDLARATEQLAEAGLAPASLPADNRLLTAMLVVMRLIAPDTNKPARASRDLLAEVTGYPDWEALLEACQQARQRISDYWEKVRHA encoded by the coding sequence ATGGACCGCTCTGGTGATGTAGATGCCGCTCTCAGCCGCGCGCGCGCCCATGCGCCGTTCCTGCGCGGTGCCATGCAAAGATCGCCCGATATCGTCGAAATTTTCAGGTCCGAAGGTGCGGACGCAGCGGTGGCTGCGGCACTGGCGCGCAGCGAGGACGATGTGGGGGTCGAATTGCGCCGACGCCGCGATGCGCTGGCGCTTGCGGTGGCGTTGGGTGACCTGTCGGGGGAATTCGATCTCGAGACCGCAACGCGCCATCTTTCCGACTTTGCCGATCGCGCCATCGACCGCGCACTCGCTGCAGCGATCGACAAACGCGTCCCGGGCGCGCCCCTCGAAGGGATCACCGCAATCGCGCTCGGCAAGCTCGGCAGCCGCGAACTCAATTATTCGTCCGACGTCGACTTAATCCTGCTGTACGATCCCGAACGCCTGCCGCGGCGCGAACGCGACGATCCGGCGGAAGCCGCCATGCGCATTTCGCGCGAAATGGTCCGGTTGCTGCAGGAGCGTACCGTCGACGGGTATGTCGCGCGCGTCGACCTGCGCCTGCGCCCCGCGTCCGAAGTCACGCCGATCGCCTTGCCGGTGTCAGCCGCAATATCGCACTACGAGAGTGCGGCCTTGGGCTGGGAACGCGCCGCTTTCATCCGTGCAAGATGCGCGGCAGGCGACGCACTGCTTGGCAGCCAGTTTCTCGAAGCGGTCCAGCCGTTCGTGTGGCGGCGTGCGCTCGATTTCGGCGTCATCGAAGAAATCGGGAGCATCGCGGCAAGGGTGCGCGACCATTACGCTTCGGGGCAGACATTCGGGCCGGGCTTCGATCTCAAGCGCGGACGCGGCGGTATCCGCGAGGTCGAATTTTCGGTGCAGGCCCTGCAGATGATCCACGGCGGACGCGATCCGACGCTTCGCACCGCAGCGACGCTCGACAGCATCGTCGCGCTCAACCAGAAGGGTCATCTCGACCGCGACGGCGCGGCCATGTTGGCCGAGGCGTATCGCCGCCTGCGTACCGCCGAGCATCGCATCCAGATGGTCGATGACAAGCAGACGCATGAGATCCCGCGTGACGAGGCGGCACTGGAGAATGTGGCTGCGCTCGCCGGCTGGAACGAGGCGTCGAGCTGGCTCGATTGGTTGCGGGGGCACGTCGATGCGGTCGCTGGCGGGTTCAACAAGCTCATGCCAAGCGAAGCGGTGCAAGTCCTGCCGACCGATCGCGAAAAGCTCGACCGTGCATTGGCCCGGGCGGGGCTCGAGGAGCGGGAGGGGGCACTGCGCCTGATCGCGCAATGGCGAACCGGGCGGGCCCGCTCGCTGCGCTCGCCCGCGGCGCGATCGGCCTTCGAAGCGATGTTGCCGACGATGATCGAAGCAATCGCGGCCGCTCCCGATCCGGCGCACGCGCTCAACCGGTTTGCCGACATCGTCGAGGGTATTCCCAGCGGCGTGAATTTTTATCGCCTGCTCGAGGCGCGGCCCGAGCTGGCGCGGCTCCTGGCGCGCATCCTTTCGACTGCGCCCGCGCTTGCGCAGCAACTGGCGCGGCGGCCGGCGCTGCTCGACGGTTTGCTCGATCGATCGATGTTCGATCCGCTACCCGATGCCGAGACCTTCGCCGCGATGCTGGGCGAACAGCTCGATCCGCTCGAATATGATGTGGCGCTCGACCGCGTCCGCGCGATGGTGGGCGAGAAAAGATTCGCCCTCGGTGTGCAGCTGATCGACGGCAAGCATGATCCGCTCGATATCGCCAAAGGCTATGCGCGGGTCGCCGAGGGCGCGATCCTGGCGCTGGGCGAGCGCACCCGGCGCGAGTTCGAGATCGCGCACGGCAAGTTCGACGGCGATGGCCTGATTATCCTGGGTCTCGGGCGGCTTGGCGGCGAGGCGCTGACCCATGCCAGCGATCTCGACATCATCTTTCTCTACGACATGCCGACTGGCGAGCAATCTGACGGCCCGCGGCCGCTAGGACCGACGGATTACTATAACCGGCTGGCAAGCCGCATCAGCGCTGCATTGAGCGTGCCGACCGCGCGGGGGCCTCTTTACGAGGTGGATACCCGGCTGCGGCCCCAGGGGACCAAGGGCAGCCTTGCGGTGTCGATGGATGCGTTCGCCGCCTATCAGCGCAGCGAGGCGTGGACATGGGAGCATCTGGCGCTGTGCCGTGCCCGTCCAATTTTCGGCAGTGAAGCCGCGCAGGAAACCGCCTGTGCCATCTTGGCCGACATTTACGGAATGGACCGCGATGTCACGAAACTGCGCGAGGACGCGGCCGCCATGCGCGCAGAAATGATGCAGGCCAAGCCGCCGAAAGGTCCCTTCGACATCAAGCTTGGTGCGGGCGGGTTGGTCGATCTGGAGTTTGCTGTCCACGTGACACAGCTGGCTACGCACGAAGGCCTCGACCCCGACCTTGCGCGGGCAACCGAACAGTTGGCCGAGGCGGGGCTGGCTCCGGCCTCGCTGCCCGCCGACAATCGCCTGCTGACCGCCATGCTGGTGGTGATGCGCCTCATCGCCCCCGACACGAACAAGCCCGCGCGCGCGTCCCGGGACCTATTGGCCGAAGTGACGGGTTATCCCGATTGGGAAGCATTGCTAGAGGCGTGCCAGCAAGCGCGCCAGCGCATCAGCGACTACTGGGAGAAAGTACGACATGCTTGA
- a CDS encoding response regulator, with protein sequence MSLGEELAPHLPFLRRYARALTGSQQHGDNYVRTTLETIVDNPEEFPSDVDPRLGLYRTFHAIWSSAHVEDTEDPTTNADNAENIAQARLSKITPLSRQALLLTSLEGFSNKETAYLIDVSEEDVESLVNEATGEIERQTRAEVLIIEDEPIIAMDIETIVRDLGHNVTGVAVTRDEAVAEARANRPSLVLADIQLADNSSGIDAVKDILGDFKVPVIFITAFPERLLTGSRPEPTFLITKPFQRNTVKAAISQALFFDAATVPA encoded by the coding sequence ATGTCGCTGGGTGAAGAACTCGCACCGCATTTGCCGTTCCTGCGTCGTTATGCGCGCGCTTTGACGGGGAGCCAGCAGCACGGTGATAACTATGTGCGCACCACGCTGGAAACGATTGTCGATAATCCCGAGGAATTTCCGAGCGACGTCGACCCGCGCCTGGGCCTATACCGCACCTTCCATGCGATCTGGTCGAGCGCCCATGTCGAGGACACCGAAGACCCCACGACCAACGCCGACAATGCCGAGAATATCGCGCAGGCCCGCCTGTCGAAGATTACGCCACTGTCGCGCCAGGCGCTGCTGCTGACCAGTCTTGAGGGCTTTTCCAACAAGGAAACGGCTTATCTGATCGATGTCAGCGAGGAAGATGTCGAGAGCCTGGTGAACGAAGCCACAGGCGAAATCGAACGCCAGACCCGCGCCGAAGTGCTGATCATCGAAGATGAACCCATCATCGCGATGGATATCGAGACGATTGTCAGGGACCTCGGCCACAACGTGACCGGCGTTGCGGTCACGCGCGACGAAGCGGTTGCCGAAGCGCGTGCCAACCGCCCCAGCCTGGTGCTGGCCGACATCCAACTTGCCGACAACAGCTCGGGGATCGATGCGGTCAAGGACATCCTCGGCGATTTCAAGGTGCCGGTCATCTTCATTACCGCGTTCCCCGAACGCCTGCTGACCGGATCGCGGCCCGAACCCACGTTCCTGATCACCAAGCCGTTCCAACGCAACACGGTCAAGGCGGCGATCAGCCAGGCCTTGTTCTTCGACGCTGCGACGGTGCCGGCCTGA
- a CDS encoding NepR family anti-sigma factor — protein sequence MGKERTGSSEGKKSETETNSPAEGKSSDQVARALRSVYDDTLREDVPTEFEDLLKKLK from the coding sequence TTGGGTAAAGAGAGGACCGGTTCGTCCGAGGGCAAGAAGTCCGAAACGGAAACGAACTCGCCAGCAGAGGGAAAGTCGTCTGACCAGGTCGCGCGCGCTTTGCGTTCGGTCTATGACGATACCTTGCGCGAAGACGTCCCTACCGAATTCGAGGACCTGCTGAAAAAGCTGAAATAG
- the mdh gene encoding malate dehydrogenase, translating to MARKKIALIGSGMIGGTLAHLAAKKEMGDVVLLDIAEGLPQGKALDLSQCGPIEGFDAKITGTNDYADIAGADVVIVTAGVPRKPGMSRDDLLGINLKVMKAVGEGIKNNCPDAFVICITNPLDAMVWALREFSGLPHNKVVGMAGVLDSARFATFLAWEFGVSTKDVNAFVLGGHGDTMVPVLSYSTVNGIPVNDLAKIKGISEERIDEIVQRTRGGGGEIVGLLKTGSAYYAPATSAIAMAEAYLGDQKRILPCAAYVEGKYGVDGLYVGVPAMIGADGIEDVVEIDLSDDEKKNLGVSIDAVEELVEACKGMDESLA from the coding sequence ATGGCTCGCAAGAAGATCGCCCTTATCGGTTCCGGCATGATCGGCGGCACGCTCGCCCACCTCGCCGCCAAGAAGGAAATGGGGGACGTCGTCCTCCTCGACATCGCCGAGGGGCTACCGCAGGGCAAGGCCTTGGACCTGTCGCAGTGCGGTCCGATCGAAGGGTTCGACGCCAAGATCACGGGCACCAACGATTATGCCGACATTGCCGGCGCCGATGTAGTGATCGTCACCGCCGGCGTCCCGCGCAAGCCCGGCATGAGCCGCGACGACCTGCTCGGCATCAATTTGAAGGTGATGAAGGCCGTCGGCGAGGGCATCAAGAATAACTGCCCCGACGCGTTCGTCATCTGCATCACCAACCCGCTCGACGCGATGGTGTGGGCGCTGCGCGAATTTTCGGGCCTGCCGCACAACAAGGTCGTGGGCATGGCGGGCGTGCTCGACAGCGCGCGTTTCGCCACCTTCCTCGCCTGGGAATTCGGCGTATCGACCAAGGATGTGAACGCCTTCGTGCTCGGCGGGCATGGTGACACGATGGTGCCGGTGCTGAGCTACTCGACGGTCAACGGCATTCCCGTGAATGACCTCGCCAAGATCAAGGGCATCAGCGAAGAGCGCATCGACGAGATCGTGCAGCGCACCCGCGGCGGCGGCGGCGAAATCGTCGGCCTCCTCAAGACCGGCAGTGCATATTATGCCCCCGCGACCAGCGCGATCGCCATGGCCGAAGCCTATCTTGGCGACCAGAAGCGCATCCTGCCCTGCGCCGCTTATGTCGAAGGCAAATATGGTGTTGATGGTCTCTATGTCGGCGTGCCTGCGATGATCGGTGCCGATGGCATCGAGGACGTGGTCGAAATCGACCTGTCGGACGACGAGAAGAAAAATCTCGGCGTCTCGATCGACGCTGTCGAGGAACTGGTCGAGGCCTGCAAGGGCATGGATGAGAGTTTGGCGTGA
- a CDS encoding PaaI family thioesterase has product MSEPTLPDGAEPHPDHDGWFWWGGWRNPDSFAAQIGDMVFKPGDAPGTAIVRMFPEERHLNPGGSIHGGCVMSFIDMALFAGGFVAGMERAHYVTLDCHTRFLNRGRAGVPLDAHVTLLRQTPGGIAFLTGHAEQEGTPCYGFTGTLKRVRDPRGKGDDDRK; this is encoded by the coding sequence ATGAGCGAACCCACACTTCCCGACGGTGCCGAGCCGCATCCCGATCATGACGGCTGGTTCTGGTGGGGCGGCTGGCGCAATCCCGACAGCTTTGCCGCGCAGATCGGCGACATGGTGTTCAAGCCAGGCGACGCGCCCGGTACCGCGATCGTGCGCATGTTCCCCGAAGAACGGCACCTCAATCCGGGTGGGTCGATTCATGGCGGCTGCGTTATGAGCTTCATCGACATGGCGCTGTTTGCAGGCGGTTTCGTCGCCGGGATGGAGCGCGCGCATTACGTGACGCTCGATTGTCACACCCGCTTCCTCAATCGCGGACGCGCGGGCGTGCCACTCGATGCGCATGTCACGCTGTTGCGGCAGACGCCGGGCGGTATCGCCTTCTTGACCGGTCATGCCGAGCAGGAGGGGACGCCGTGCTACGGCTTTACCGGGACGCTAAAGCGCGTGCGCGATCCGCGCGGCAAGGGCGATGACGACCGTAAGTGA